From Salvia splendens isolate huo1 chromosome 3, SspV2, whole genome shotgun sequence, a single genomic window includes:
- the LOC121795012 gene encoding nuclear pore complex protein NUP96-like isoform X1: MEVNLAVLKPTSIHESQYKRRRVSLNGVDTSLSCQVLHDAENSLPTLRCSDYYTKPCLSELAIRELSNPGYCSRVEDFVIGRIGCGCVKFIGETDVRRLDLDSIVKFRNCEIVIYEDDSSKPLVGHGLNKPAEVTLLLQTKPLSNLNEAQLAKIVEKLKCKTESQGAQFISFNPDNCEWKFLVQHFSRFGLVEEDEDEDDVPMDDVSPGAQDPEGMNGNEVSDDEDNASPDMSLLSHSLPAHLGLDPVRMQDMRMLWFPAKEDEVEALTSKHPYDNPPFAKDSSRSPLHHSSRKTVHNSNTPSIRKTPLALKEFNPGGFSSASSGAILLSQQNKGLHLTTRKSEGFELELTKKTPVTGSYSCNIVDAALFMGRSFRVGWGPNGILVHSGMPVGSDNSRAVLSSVINIEKVALDKVTRNDSNKVKEELADFCFSSPLNIHKELSRETKKVELGTYNLKLQKLICDRLTLPDICRSYIDIIEKQLEVPSLSSDTRVLLMHQVLVWELIKVLFSTRKMGGQLKLIEEEEEDMISDARESYPDVDQEALPLIRRAAFSYWLQESVHHRVQEDISSLNELSGLEHIFLLLSGRQMDAAVELAASRGDVRLSCLLSQAGGSTTNRADIAHQLDLWRKNGLDFSFIEDDRVRLLELLAGNIHRALHGVKIDWKRFLGLLMWYKLPPDISLPVVFNTYQKLLNEGDAPYPVPVYIDEGPIEDVSKWVLNNRFDLAYYLMLLHAREENDFGALKTMFSASASTYDPLDYHMIWHQRAVLEAIGTFSSNDLHVLDMAYVSQLLCLGQCHWAIYVVLHMPHREDYPYLQATVIREILFQYCEVWSTSDSQWEFIESLGIPLAWLHEALAIFHSYTGDLPKALGHFLACASWQKAHSIFLTSVAPSLFLSAKHTEIWELATSMEDYKSEIEDWDLGAGIYISFYILKNSMQEDNSTMTELDTLKNKNDACADFISRLNKSLAVRGNRLSVEARVVFSKMAEEISSLLLSDSNEGSTGEDQLICFETVFRAPMPEDLRSYHLQDAVSLFTCHLSELAQ, translated from the exons ATGGAAGTTAATTTAGCTGTGCTAAAGCCTACTTCGATTCATGAGTCTcagtacaaaagaagaagagTTTCTTTGAATGGTGTAGATACTTCTCTTTCCTGTCAGGTCTTACATGATGCTGAAAATTCTTTACCAACCCTCCGTTGTTCTGATTACTACACAAAACCGTGCTTAAGTGAGTTGGCTATTCGTGAGCTCTCAAACCCTGGTTATTGTAGTAGAGTTGAAGATTTTGTCATTGGAAGGATTGGCTGTGGATGTGTTAAGTTTATCGGGGAAACAGATGTTAGACGCTTGGATTTGGACTCCATTGTCAAATTCAGAAACTGCGAGATTGTTATATATGAAGATGACAGTTCTAAGCCGTTGGTTGGGCATGGTCTTAACAAGCCAGCTGAAGTAACTCTACTACTTCAAACAAAACCATTGAGTAATCTAAATGAGGCGCAGTTAGCAAAAATTGTGGAAAAATTGAAGTGCAAGACAGAAAGTCAAGGGGCAcaattcatttcatttaatcCAGATAACTGTGAATGGAAATTTTTGGTACAACATTTTAGCAGATTTGGCCTGgttgaggaagatgaagatgaagatgatgtTCCAATGGATGATGTGTCCCCTGGAGCTCAAGATCCCGAAGGTATGAATGGTAATGAGGTATCAGATGATGAGGACAATGCTTCACCAGACATGAGTCTTCTTTCACATTCTCTTCCTGCTCATCTTGGTCTTGATCCTGTCAGGATGCAAGACATGAGGATGTTGTGGTTTCCTGCCAAGGAAGATGAGGTAGAGGCTCTTACTAGCAAACATCCATATGATAATCCACCTTTTGCTAAAGATTCCTCAAGATCTCCTTTGCATCATTCATCTAGGAAGACAGTTCACAATTCAAATACCCCTTCCATTCGCAAGACTCCATTAGCTTTAAAAGAGTTTAACCCTGGTGGTTTTAGCTCTGCCTCCTCCGGAGCCATTTTATTGTCCCAACAAAATAAAGGTTTGCACCTAACCACGAGAAAATCTGAAGGCTTCGAGCTCGAGCTTACAAAGAAAACACCAGTAACTGGCAGTTATTCTTGTAATATAGTTGATGCAGCACTATTTATGGGAAGATCCTTTCGAGTAGGTTGGGGCCCAAATGGCATACTTGTGCATTCTGGTATGCCTGTTGGTAGTGATAATTCCCGAGCTGTATTATCCTCtgtaataaatattgaaaaggTTGCACTTGACAAAGTGACAAGAAATGACAGCAACAAAGTTAAGGAGGAACTTGCTGACTTTTGTTTCAGCTCCCCCCTCAATATTCACAAGGAATTGAGTCGTGAAACAAAAAAAGTTGAACTAGGAACCTATAATCTCAAACTTCAAAAGCTTATTTGCGACCGCTTGACTCTTCCAGATATTTGTAGGAGTTACATAGACATCATAGAGAAGCAACTAGAGGTGCCAAGCTTATCGTCTGACACTCGCGTCCTACTGATGCACCAAGTGTTGGTTTGGGAATTAATTAAAGTGCTCTTTTCAACAAGGAAAATGGGTGGGCAATTGAAGCTCattgaagaggaggaggaggatatgATTTCAGATGCAAGGGAAAGTTATCCAGATGTTGACCAGGAAGCACTTCCACTTATTAGACGAGCTGCTTTCAGCTATTGGCTGCAAGAGAGTGTTCACCACCGTGTACAAGAAGATATCAGTTCGCTAAATGAGTTGAGTGGTCTAGAACACATATTTTTGCTTCTTTCTGGCAGACAGATGGACGCTGCCGTAGAGCTTGCTGCTTCTAGAGGGGATGTACGACTATCTTGTCTCTTAAGCCAGGCTGGTGGGTCCACAACCAATCGTGCTGATATTGCTCATCAGCTTGATCTTTGGAGGAAGAATGGACTGGATTTTAGTTTTATCGAGGATGATAGGGTGAGGCTTCTTGAATTGCTCGCTGGCAACATTCATCGGGCCTTACATGGTGTAAAAATTGACTGGAAAAGGTTCCTAGGACTGTTGATGTGGTATAAACTTCCACCCGACATTTCGTTACCTGTTGTTTTTAACACTTACCAGAAGCTTCTGAATGAGGGAGATGCTCCATACCCTGTTCCAGTTTACATAGATGAAGGACCTATAGAAGATGTGAGCAAATGGGTTTTGAATAATCGTTTTGACCTTGCTTATTATCTTATGCTTCTTCACGCCCGGGAAGAAAATGATTTTGGTGCTTTAAAGACCATGTTCAGTGCCTCCGCTTCAACATATGACCCTCTTGACTATCACATGATTTGGCATCAGCGTGCTGTTTTAGAGGCCATTGGCACTTTCAGTTCAAATGATCTACATGTCCTTGACATGGCATATGTTTCTCAGTTGCTCTGCCTTGGGCAATGTCATTGGGCCATCTATGTGGTACTTCATATGCCTCACCGTGAAGATTATCCTTATCTTCAAGCTACAGTTATAAGAGAAATCCTCTTTCAATATTGTGAAGTTTGGAGTACTAGTGACTCACAATGGGAATTCATTGAAAGTCTAGGCATTCCTTTAGCATGGTTGCATGAAGCTTTG GCAATATTTCACAGTTACACTGGGGACCTTCCAAAGGCTCTAGGTCACTTTCTTGCATGTGCAAGCTGGCAGAAAGCACACTCTATTTTCTTAACTTCAGTTGCTCCGTCTTTGTTTTTGTCAG CAAAGCATACAGAAATATGGGAGCTAGCAACATCCATGGAGGACTACAAGTCGGAGATTGAAGATTGGGACCTCGGGGCAGGAATTTATATTTCATTCTATATATTGAAGAATTCCATGCAGGAAGACAATAGCACCATGACTGAACTG GACACTCTTAAGAACAAGAATGATGCATGTGCTGACTTTATTAGCCGTTTGAACAAGTCTCTGGCAGTTCGGGGCAACAGATTATCAGTCGAAGCAAG AGTCGTATTCTCAAAGATGGCGGAAGAGATCTCCAGTCTGCTTCTTTCTGATAGCAACGAGGGTTCCACAGGCGAGGATCAGCTGATCTGCTTCGAAACTGTTTTTCGGGCACCCATGCCGGAAGACCTCCGCTCATATCATTTACAGGATGCTGTTTCACTTTTCACTTGTCATCTCTCTGAACTGGCACAATAA
- the LOC121795012 gene encoding nuclear pore complex protein NUP96-like isoform X2 encodes MEVNLAVLKPTSIHESQYKRRRVSLNGVDTSLSCQVLHDAENSLPTLRCSDYYTKPCLSELAIRELSNPGYCSRVEDFVIGRIGCGCVKFIGETDVRRLDLDSIVKFRNCEIVIYEDDSSKPLVGHGLNKPAEVTLLLQTKPLSNLNEAQLAKIVEKLKCKTESQGAQFISFNPDNCEWKFLVQHFSRFGLVEEDEDEDDVPMDDVSPGAQDPEGMNGNEVSDDEDNASPDMSLLSHSLPAHLGLDPVRMQDMRMLWFPAKEDEVEALTSKHPYDNPPFAKDSSRSPLHHSSRKTVHNSNTPSIRKTPLALKEFNPGGFSSASSGAILLSQQNKGLHLTTRKSEGFELELTKKTPVTGSYSCNIVDAALFMGRSFRVGWGPNGILVHSGMPVGSDNSRAVLSSVINIEKVALDKVTRNDSNKVKEELADFCFSSPLNIHKELSRETKKVELGTYNLKLQKLICDRLTLPDICRSYIDIIEKQLEVPSLSSDTRVLLMHQVLVWELIKVLFSTRKMGGQLKLIEEEEEDMISDARESYPDVDQEALPLIRRAAFSYWLQESVHHRVQEDISSLNELSGLEHIFLLLSGRQMDAAVELAASRGDVRLSCLLSQAGGSTTNRADIAHQLDLWRKNGLDFSFIEDDRVRLLELLAGNIHRALHGVKIDWKRFLGLLMWYKLPPDISLPVVFNTYQKLLNEGDAPYPVPVYIDEGPIEDVSKWVLNNRFDLAYYLMLLHAREENDFGALKTMFSASASTYDPLDYHMIWHQRAVLEAIGTFSSNDLHVLDMAYVSQLLCLGQCHWAIYVVLHMPHREDYPYLQATVIREILFQYCEVWSTSDSQWEFIESLGIPLAWLHEALAIFHSYTGDLPKALGHFLACASWQKAHSIFLTSVAPSLFLSAKHTEIWELATSMEDYKSEIEDWDLGAGIYISFYILKNSMQEDNSTMTELNKNDACADFISRLNKSLAVRGNRLSVEARVVFSKMAEEISSLLLSDSNEGSTGEDQLICFETVFRAPMPEDLRSYHLQDAVSLFTCHLSELAQ; translated from the exons ATGGAAGTTAATTTAGCTGTGCTAAAGCCTACTTCGATTCATGAGTCTcagtacaaaagaagaagagTTTCTTTGAATGGTGTAGATACTTCTCTTTCCTGTCAGGTCTTACATGATGCTGAAAATTCTTTACCAACCCTCCGTTGTTCTGATTACTACACAAAACCGTGCTTAAGTGAGTTGGCTATTCGTGAGCTCTCAAACCCTGGTTATTGTAGTAGAGTTGAAGATTTTGTCATTGGAAGGATTGGCTGTGGATGTGTTAAGTTTATCGGGGAAACAGATGTTAGACGCTTGGATTTGGACTCCATTGTCAAATTCAGAAACTGCGAGATTGTTATATATGAAGATGACAGTTCTAAGCCGTTGGTTGGGCATGGTCTTAACAAGCCAGCTGAAGTAACTCTACTACTTCAAACAAAACCATTGAGTAATCTAAATGAGGCGCAGTTAGCAAAAATTGTGGAAAAATTGAAGTGCAAGACAGAAAGTCAAGGGGCAcaattcatttcatttaatcCAGATAACTGTGAATGGAAATTTTTGGTACAACATTTTAGCAGATTTGGCCTGgttgaggaagatgaagatgaagatgatgtTCCAATGGATGATGTGTCCCCTGGAGCTCAAGATCCCGAAGGTATGAATGGTAATGAGGTATCAGATGATGAGGACAATGCTTCACCAGACATGAGTCTTCTTTCACATTCTCTTCCTGCTCATCTTGGTCTTGATCCTGTCAGGATGCAAGACATGAGGATGTTGTGGTTTCCTGCCAAGGAAGATGAGGTAGAGGCTCTTACTAGCAAACATCCATATGATAATCCACCTTTTGCTAAAGATTCCTCAAGATCTCCTTTGCATCATTCATCTAGGAAGACAGTTCACAATTCAAATACCCCTTCCATTCGCAAGACTCCATTAGCTTTAAAAGAGTTTAACCCTGGTGGTTTTAGCTCTGCCTCCTCCGGAGCCATTTTATTGTCCCAACAAAATAAAGGTTTGCACCTAACCACGAGAAAATCTGAAGGCTTCGAGCTCGAGCTTACAAAGAAAACACCAGTAACTGGCAGTTATTCTTGTAATATAGTTGATGCAGCACTATTTATGGGAAGATCCTTTCGAGTAGGTTGGGGCCCAAATGGCATACTTGTGCATTCTGGTATGCCTGTTGGTAGTGATAATTCCCGAGCTGTATTATCCTCtgtaataaatattgaaaaggTTGCACTTGACAAAGTGACAAGAAATGACAGCAACAAAGTTAAGGAGGAACTTGCTGACTTTTGTTTCAGCTCCCCCCTCAATATTCACAAGGAATTGAGTCGTGAAACAAAAAAAGTTGAACTAGGAACCTATAATCTCAAACTTCAAAAGCTTATTTGCGACCGCTTGACTCTTCCAGATATTTGTAGGAGTTACATAGACATCATAGAGAAGCAACTAGAGGTGCCAAGCTTATCGTCTGACACTCGCGTCCTACTGATGCACCAAGTGTTGGTTTGGGAATTAATTAAAGTGCTCTTTTCAACAAGGAAAATGGGTGGGCAATTGAAGCTCattgaagaggaggaggaggatatgATTTCAGATGCAAGGGAAAGTTATCCAGATGTTGACCAGGAAGCACTTCCACTTATTAGACGAGCTGCTTTCAGCTATTGGCTGCAAGAGAGTGTTCACCACCGTGTACAAGAAGATATCAGTTCGCTAAATGAGTTGAGTGGTCTAGAACACATATTTTTGCTTCTTTCTGGCAGACAGATGGACGCTGCCGTAGAGCTTGCTGCTTCTAGAGGGGATGTACGACTATCTTGTCTCTTAAGCCAGGCTGGTGGGTCCACAACCAATCGTGCTGATATTGCTCATCAGCTTGATCTTTGGAGGAAGAATGGACTGGATTTTAGTTTTATCGAGGATGATAGGGTGAGGCTTCTTGAATTGCTCGCTGGCAACATTCATCGGGCCTTACATGGTGTAAAAATTGACTGGAAAAGGTTCCTAGGACTGTTGATGTGGTATAAACTTCCACCCGACATTTCGTTACCTGTTGTTTTTAACACTTACCAGAAGCTTCTGAATGAGGGAGATGCTCCATACCCTGTTCCAGTTTACATAGATGAAGGACCTATAGAAGATGTGAGCAAATGGGTTTTGAATAATCGTTTTGACCTTGCTTATTATCTTATGCTTCTTCACGCCCGGGAAGAAAATGATTTTGGTGCTTTAAAGACCATGTTCAGTGCCTCCGCTTCAACATATGACCCTCTTGACTATCACATGATTTGGCATCAGCGTGCTGTTTTAGAGGCCATTGGCACTTTCAGTTCAAATGATCTACATGTCCTTGACATGGCATATGTTTCTCAGTTGCTCTGCCTTGGGCAATGTCATTGGGCCATCTATGTGGTACTTCATATGCCTCACCGTGAAGATTATCCTTATCTTCAAGCTACAGTTATAAGAGAAATCCTCTTTCAATATTGTGAAGTTTGGAGTACTAGTGACTCACAATGGGAATTCATTGAAAGTCTAGGCATTCCTTTAGCATGGTTGCATGAAGCTTTG GCAATATTTCACAGTTACACTGGGGACCTTCCAAAGGCTCTAGGTCACTTTCTTGCATGTGCAAGCTGGCAGAAAGCACACTCTATTTTCTTAACTTCAGTTGCTCCGTCTTTGTTTTTGTCAG CAAAGCATACAGAAATATGGGAGCTAGCAACATCCATGGAGGACTACAAGTCGGAGATTGAAGATTGGGACCTCGGGGCAGGAATTTATATTTCATTCTATATATTGAAGAATTCCATGCAGGAAGACAATAGCACCATGACTGAACTG AACAAGAATGATGCATGTGCTGACTTTATTAGCCGTTTGAACAAGTCTCTGGCAGTTCGGGGCAACAGATTATCAGTCGAAGCAAG AGTCGTATTCTCAAAGATGGCGGAAGAGATCTCCAGTCTGCTTCTTTCTGATAGCAACGAGGGTTCCACAGGCGAGGATCAGCTGATCTGCTTCGAAACTGTTTTTCGGGCACCCATGCCGGAAGACCTCCGCTCATATCATTTACAGGATGCTGTTTCACTTTTCACTTGTCATCTCTCTGAACTGGCACAATAA
- the LOC121793735 gene encoding deSI-like protein At4g17486 isoform X2 produces the protein MAMPIGLDLGCTILVFKYKIVAVDGVEYAFGAHEYPTTGIFEGEPKQCEGFTFRKSILIGYTKMSNGEVRSLMEDFSSKYKGNAYNLISMNCNHFCNDACLRLTGSPIPSWVNRLARLGSLCHCIIPSNFNTTKVGHHKVEDKACDMEKKKLRSRSNCFSNSSSNSSSSSSSSPPLATTIGGRGRSSLPGPSIIHSFPN, from the exons ATGGCTATGCCTATTGGCTTGGACTTGGGGTGTACCATTCTGGTGTTCAAG tataaaattgtgGCAGTTGATGGAGTGGAGTATGCATTTGGAGCTCATGAATATCCAACAACTGGGATATTTGAAGGAGAGCCAAAGCAATGTGAAGGCTTCACATTTAGGAAATCTATTTTGATAGGTTACACTAAGATGAGTAATGGGGAGGTGAGATCACTCATGGAAGATTTCTCTTCCAAATACAAAGGCAATGCTTACAATCTCATCTCCATGAATTGCAACCATTTTTGCAACGACGCTTGTCTTCGCCTCACCGGCTCCCCCATCCCCAGCTGGGTCAATCGCCTCGCCCGCCTAG gttCGCTTTGTCATTGTATTATTCCAAGTAACTTCAACACGACTAAAGTGGGACACCATAAAGTTGAAGATAAAGCGTGTGATATGGAGAAGAAGAAGCTAAGGAGCCGGTCGAATTGCTTCTCTAACTCCTCCTCGAAttcttcgtcttcgtcttcgtcttccCCTCCCCTAGCGACGACCATTGGAGGCCGGGGCAGAAGCTCTTTGCCTGGGCCGTCGATTATTCATTCATTTCCAAACTAG
- the LOC121793735 gene encoding deSI-like protein At4g17486 isoform X1, with the protein MLCRKSSVKSRSGSVAVNLNVYDLTSMNGYAYWLGLGVYHSGVQVDGVEYAFGAHEYPTTGIFEGEPKQCEGFTFRKSILIGYTKMSNGEVRSLMEDFSSKYKGNAYNLISMNCNHFCNDACLRLTGSPIPSWVNRLARLGSLCHCIIPSNFNTTKVGHHKVEDKACDMEKKKLRSRSNCFSNSSSNSSSSSSSSPPLATTIGGRGRSSLPGPSIIHSFPN; encoded by the exons ATGTTATGCCGGAAAAGTTCAGTGAAAAGTAGGAGTGGATCGGTGGCTGTGAATCTAAATGTATATGATCTAACCTCAATGAATGGCTATGCCTATTGGCTTGGACTTGGGGTGTACCATTCTGGTGTTCAAG TTGATGGAGTGGAGTATGCATTTGGAGCTCATGAATATCCAACAACTGGGATATTTGAAGGAGAGCCAAAGCAATGTGAAGGCTTCACATTTAGGAAATCTATTTTGATAGGTTACACTAAGATGAGTAATGGGGAGGTGAGATCACTCATGGAAGATTTCTCTTCCAAATACAAAGGCAATGCTTACAATCTCATCTCCATGAATTGCAACCATTTTTGCAACGACGCTTGTCTTCGCCTCACCGGCTCCCCCATCCCCAGCTGGGTCAATCGCCTCGCCCGCCTAG gttCGCTTTGTCATTGTATTATTCCAAGTAACTTCAACACGACTAAAGTGGGACACCATAAAGTTGAAGATAAAGCGTGTGATATGGAGAAGAAGAAGCTAAGGAGCCGGTCGAATTGCTTCTCTAACTCCTCCTCGAAttcttcgtcttcgtcttcgtcttccCCTCCCCTAGCGACGACCATTGGAGGCCGGGGCAGAAGCTCTTTGCCTGGGCCGTCGATTATTCATTCATTTCCAAACTAG